In a single window of the Vallitalea longa genome:
- a CDS encoding CotS family spore coat protein, with translation MNNTYDELKDIFNNVINEYNIKPYNIKVIQNEGLKTLWKFDYDSKSMCLKRFRHTKEKIIFSVNAQRYIKENGGLVPYVYSNKAGQHITEYMGQLFVMYEWINGRDLNFTRSSDFKYGIEGLALFHKASKGYKAPEGAKISSKLGRWPEQYGSMRKRMLKWKDIANSKVSNNSYKVYLEYIDDIINLCDKALDVLESSSYDKLTQVELYESSLCHQDYGSGNAILSQEEVYVIDLDGVTYDLVARDLRKIIGKRAEKRGSWDVNDINRILDYYERNNKLTLEDKKMLKADLMFPHWFFGTIKNIFSKNKLVNPGKIAKIAKLEKEKIKVLDKWIIK, from the coding sequence ATGAATAACACTTATGACGAGCTAAAGGATATATTTAATAATGTAATAAATGAATATAATATAAAACCCTATAATATAAAAGTTATACAAAATGAAGGTTTGAAAACACTTTGGAAATTTGACTATGATAGTAAGTCAATGTGTTTGAAAAGATTTCGTCATACTAAAGAGAAAATTATATTCTCAGTAAATGCACAGAGATATATAAAAGAAAATGGAGGTTTAGTTCCTTATGTATATTCTAATAAAGCAGGACAGCATATAACAGAGTATATGGGACAACTTTTTGTTATGTATGAATGGATAAACGGTAGAGACCTTAATTTTACTAGGTCATCAGATTTCAAATATGGTATAGAAGGTTTAGCATTATTCCACAAAGCGTCAAAAGGTTATAAAGCTCCAGAAGGTGCAAAGATATCTTCAAAATTAGGCAGATGGCCTGAACAATATGGTTCAATGAGAAAAAGGATGCTGAAATGGAAAGATATTGCTAATTCAAAGGTATCCAATAATTCATATAAAGTTTATCTTGAATATATTGATGATATCATTAATCTATGTGATAAAGCACTAGATGTCTTGGAATCATCTTCATACGATAAGTTGACTCAAGTAGAGTTGTATGAATCTTCATTGTGTCATCAAGATTATGGTTCCGGTAATGCCATATTGTCCCAAGAAGAAGTCTATGTGATTGATTTGGATGGGGTAACATATGATCTAGTAGCAAGAGACCTAAGAAAAATAATTGGAAAACGTGCAGAAAAACGTGGTAGTTGGGATGTAAATGATATAAATAGGATTCTTGACTATTATGAAAGAAATAATAAGTTGACATTAGAGGATAAAAAGATGCTTAAGGCAGATTTAATGTTCCCACATTGGTTTTTTGGAACAATCAAGAATATATTTTCTAAAAATAAATTAGTCAATCCTGGGAAAATAGCAAAGATAGCAAAATTGGAAAAAGAAAAAATAAAAGTTTTAGATAAGTGGATTATCAAATAA
- a CDS encoding CotS family spore coat protein encodes MPSENLREVLDNYDIEVLGIRNENYKVKKGVWWIQTPTGNKILKKNSIPEERLDFIIAAIEYLCQKGINMPEIIESRNGKKYINLDGANYILNEAIKGKAPSSKSKEGLERIIKELAKFHVASKGFQPPVGSKPNILLGTWYEKSKKKMDKLVEYHEQEKRKSAHNEFGNMILREFPYFHKKMEYSLSADNKSLYDRWVNQVKNISYLVHQDFIDGNLIITETGKIYVLDPDSIAIELPTKDIRKFINKIMKKRGSWDLQLTKNIISWYQEVNPLEKWQWQILKSTIMYPHLFAGIMSKYYQKREETWTENKYVNKLKNIISIEKSKESIVDDFEHIIDSL; translated from the coding sequence ATGCCATCTGAAAATCTGAGAGAAGTATTAGATAATTATGATATAGAAGTACTAGGAATAAGAAACGAAAACTATAAAGTTAAAAAGGGTGTTTGGTGGATTCAAACTCCAACTGGAAATAAAATTTTAAAAAAGAATTCCATTCCCGAGGAAAGACTGGATTTTATTATTGCAGCTATTGAATATTTGTGTCAAAAAGGTATAAATATGCCTGAAATCATTGAATCCAGAAATGGTAAAAAATATATTAATTTAGATGGAGCGAATTATATATTAAATGAAGCCATTAAGGGGAAAGCGCCAAGTTCTAAGTCAAAAGAAGGTCTTGAGAGAATAATTAAAGAATTAGCCAAGTTTCATGTTGCATCAAAAGGATTTCAACCTCCAGTGGGTAGTAAACCTAATATCCTCTTAGGTACATGGTACGAAAAATCTAAAAAGAAAATGGATAAATTAGTAGAGTATCATGAACAAGAAAAAAGAAAAAGTGCTCATAATGAATTCGGGAATATGATATTAAGAGAATTTCCTTATTTTCATAAAAAAATGGAATATTCTTTAAGCGCTGATAATAAATCATTATATGATAGATGGGTAAACCAGGTAAAGAACATATCTTACTTGGTTCATCAGGATTTTATTGACGGTAATCTTATAATTACTGAAACTGGCAAAATATATGTTCTGGACCCAGATTCTATTGCAATAGAACTACCAACAAAAGATATAAGGAAATTTATAAATAAGATTATGAAAAAAAGAGGAAGCTGGGATCTGCAACTTACAAAAAATATAATCAGCTGGTATCAAGAAGTCAATCCATTGGAAAAATGGCAATGGCAAATTTTGAAATCAACAATTATGTATCCTCATCTTTTTGCAGGAATAATGAGTAAATACTATCAAAAAAGAGAAGAGACTTGGACAGAAAATAAATACGTAAACAAATTGAAAAATATTATTTCCATAGAAAAATCAAAAGAAAGTATTGTAGATGATTTTGAGCATATAATTGATTCATTATAA
- the trpS gene encoding tryptophan--tRNA ligase, with translation MSAQAEKKKVIFSGIQPTGVITLGNYLGAIKNWTRLQDDYNCLFCVVDMHSITVRQDPVLLRKRARDLLTLYIAAGLDPEKNIMYYQSHVSGHAELAWILSCFTYMGELNRMTQFKEKAAKHNTNINAGLFTYPVLMAADILLFQSDLVPVGHDQKQHLEITREIATRFNNIYGDVFTIPEPYIGKVGAKIMSLQEPTKKMSKSDENPNGYISILDDLGAIRNKIKRAVTDSDREVTYSEDKPGVKNLIDIYSSVTGETTESSMKVFEGKGYGDLKKIVGEVVVDELRPIQERFKELQKNKDYIDGIIKKNGETANYLATKTLRKVQKKVGFPVRIR, from the coding sequence ATGAGTGCACAGGCTGAAAAGAAAAAAGTTATATTTAGTGGTATTCAACCTACTGGTGTAATAACATTAGGTAATTATTTAGGAGCCATTAAAAATTGGACGAGATTACAAGATGATTATAACTGCCTATTTTGTGTTGTTGATATGCATTCAATTACAGTTAGACAAGATCCCGTTTTACTCAGAAAGCGTGCGAGAGATTTATTAACACTATATATTGCAGCTGGACTCGATCCTGAAAAGAATATTATGTATTATCAATCACATGTTTCTGGTCATGCAGAATTAGCATGGATTCTTAGTTGCTTTACATATATGGGTGAGTTAAATAGAATGACACAGTTTAAAGAAAAAGCAGCAAAGCACAATACTAACATAAATGCAGGTCTTTTTACTTATCCAGTATTAATGGCAGCTGATATTTTACTATTTCAATCTGACCTAGTTCCTGTAGGACATGATCAAAAACAACATCTGGAGATTACTAGAGAGATAGCGACTAGATTCAATAATATATATGGAGATGTATTTACAATACCAGAACCTTATATTGGTAAAGTTGGTGCTAAAATAATGAGTTTACAAGAGCCAACTAAAAAAATGTCAAAGTCAGATGAGAATCCTAATGGTTATATTTCGATATTAGATGACCTTGGAGCAATCAGAAATAAAATCAAAAGAGCTGTAACTGATTCTGATAGAGAAGTAACTTACTCAGAAGATAAACCGGGAGTCAAGAATCTTATTGACATATATTCCAGTGTTACTGGTGAAACTACAGAGTCTTCTATGAAAGTATTTGAAGGCAAAGGTTATGGAGATTTGAAAAAAATTGTTGGCGAAGTAGTTGTTGATGAACTTAGACCAATTCAGGAAAGATTTAAGGAGTTACAAAAGAATAAAGATTATATTGATGGTATAATCAAGAAAAATGGAGAAACAGCTAATTATCTAGCTACTAAAACCTTAAGAAAAGTTCAGAAGAAAGTTGGTTTTCCTGTTAGGATAAGATAA
- a CDS encoding ion channel gives MECKFKNSNIIVIAITFILLMGFIFFDNLNSKAVIIVFLSIFLLIVCTRFFYTGCMINILLLIYLPFMLIQDNMLINKDQTFTLIFILCTLFLASIFDFLILAYHINNNDNKLNCDVTSILNKPFFKILCIFFLYLSILFSVIDSFALLYTHLSNIFNEGIIGKDEIFSHLDALYFSTTTFFTIGFGDICPSEYSEITKRLVIIQAMISHIITTVLWPVAIIFVFGKSTKKIFTFNDKN, from the coding sequence ATGGAGTGCAAGTTTAAAAATAGTAACATAATCGTTATAGCCATTACATTTATTTTATTAATGGGATTCATATTCTTTGATAACCTTAATAGTAAAGCAGTCATTATAGTTTTTCTATCGATATTCCTTTTAATCGTGTGTACTAGATTTTTCTATACAGGTTGTATGATTAATATTCTATTACTCATATATCTACCATTCATGCTTATTCAAGATAATATGTTAATCAATAAAGATCAGACATTTACTTTGATTTTTATTTTGTGCACATTATTTTTGGCATCCATATTTGATTTTTTGATACTTGCCTACCATATAAATAATAATGATAATAAACTGAATTGTGATGTTACTTCCATTTTGAACAAACCATTTTTTAAAATACTTTGTATATTTTTTTTATATCTATCGATACTTTTTTCAGTAATTGATTCATTTGCCCTACTGTACACTCATCTAAGCAATATCTTTAATGAGGGTATTATAGGTAAAGATGAGATATTCAGTCATCTGGATGCTCTTTATTTTAGCACAACCACATTTTTCACAATAGGATTCGGAGACATATGCCCTTCGGAGTACTCAGAAATCACCAAGCGATTAGTAATCATTCAAGCTATGATCAGCCATATTATCACTACCGTTTTGTGGCCTGTGGCTATAATTTTTGTATTTGGTAAAAGCACAAAAAAAATATTTACATTCAATGATAAAAACTAA
- a CDS encoding tryptophan-rich sensory protein, with protein MERRIRILNVVGYVFMILINILAVALPLNGKTTGEISENINSLFTPAPYTFMIWALIYILLLGFVIYGLLPKQKQNIYIDKIGCLFFISAILNGLWLFAWHYEKLCLSLLIMVLLLFTLIKIYNRLDNICSIKESDRRSINIPFSVYLAWISIATIANVSVVLKTTGWNGLGLSETTWTVIVLIFAVLLSMYVSIKNNDLAFLLTAGWALIGILVRHCGSNTPISITIIAALIIIVIHILSNYKKYLCIEK; from the coding sequence ATGGAGAGAAGAATTAGAATTCTTAATGTTGTTGGGTATGTTTTTATGATATTGATTAATATACTAGCCGTAGCTTTACCTCTTAACGGTAAAACAACAGGAGAAATATCAGAGAATATCAATTCTTTATTTACACCTGCACCTTACACATTTATGATATGGGCACTTATTTATATACTATTATTAGGATTTGTAATATATGGGCTACTTCCAAAACAAAAACAAAATATCTATATTGACAAAATAGGTTGTCTATTCTTTATCTCAGCAATTCTTAACGGACTATGGTTATTTGCTTGGCATTATGAAAAGTTATGTTTATCATTGCTCATTATGGTTTTACTCTTATTCACATTAATAAAAATCTATAATAGACTTGATAATATTTGTTCAATAAAAGAAAGTGATAGAAGAAGCATCAATATACCATTTAGTGTATATCTAGCTTGGATAAGCATAGCTACTATTGCTAATGTATCAGTAGTTTTAAAGACTACAGGATGGAATGGACTCGGATTATCCGAAACAACATGGACAGTCATAGTTCTGATTTTCGCTGTATTGTTATCCATGTATGTTTCAATTAAGAATAATGACTTAGCGTTTCTTTTAACTGCTGGTTGGGCATTAATCGGTATACTTGTTAGGCACTGTGGCAGTAATACGCCAATAAGTATAACAATTATAGCAGCATTAATAATTATAGTGATACATATTCTTAGTAACTATAAAAAGTATTTATGTATAGAAAAATGA